One Pseudothermotoga sp. genomic window carries:
- a CDS encoding L-fucose/L-arabinose isomerase family protein, with protein sequence MKRKVGLLTFSDGRDYVSKELIEINKKFERILVEALESTQEIEVVKAERIVDKPSVAKEEALRIRNEGAQMTIFHYAVWAFPHFSVIASKFAPGPFLLFGNVNPKYPGMVGMLAAAGALEQDGTQTHRVWGDVREPHVLKKVMSFVRAATARNLLKGQRYGLFGGRSMGMYTAVPNVDLWNKMFGIDVEHIDQLEIVEKSKKVSESDAKRAREWLEKHVKKIHYDGKQLTPEKLELQIKSYYALKRISEELELDFIGVKAQPELTEHFVTMDVAEAFLNDPYDWDGPKEPLVCATEADSDGALTMQIFKLISNQPVLFADVRHYDSEDNFFDLCNSGQHATFFAARSYDPAVNLAKVEFYPESFYFPAGGASVRHIAAPGEVTLARLTRKNGRYVMNIIKGEFLDFGECGNEEKARVTQIEWPHAFARLKVSVEEFLSTYSSNHIHGVYGDYVEELVHFCKLTGIDFSVHV encoded by the coding sequence ATGAAAAGGAAGGTCGGTCTTCTCACCTTCTCGGATGGCAGGGATTATGTGAGTAAAGAGCTCATCGAGATAAACAAAAAGTTTGAACGGATACTCGTGGAGGCTTTGGAATCCACTCAAGAAATAGAAGTTGTGAAAGCTGAGAGGATCGTCGACAAACCGTCCGTTGCTAAAGAAGAGGCGCTCAGAATTAGAAACGAAGGAGCACAGATGACTATATTCCATTATGCGGTATGGGCCTTTCCGCACTTCAGTGTCATCGCAAGTAAGTTCGCCCCAGGGCCATTCTTGCTGTTTGGAAACGTCAATCCTAAGTATCCTGGCATGGTGGGTATGTTGGCCGCTGCCGGTGCGCTCGAGCAGGATGGTACCCAGACTCACAGAGTTTGGGGTGATGTGAGAGAACCACATGTGCTGAAGAAAGTGATGAGTTTTGTAAGAGCAGCCACCGCGAGGAACTTGCTAAAAGGTCAACGTTACGGCTTGTTCGGGGGACGTTCCATGGGTATGTACACGGCCGTGCCCAACGTAGACCTTTGGAACAAAATGTTTGGTATCGATGTGGAACACATAGATCAGCTTGAGATCGTGGAAAAGAGTAAAAAGGTATCGGAGTCCGACGCGAAGCGTGCTAGAGAATGGCTCGAGAAACATGTGAAGAAAATACATTACGATGGAAAACAGCTCACACCGGAAAAACTCGAATTGCAAATCAAGAGCTATTACGCTCTCAAAAGAATATCTGAAGAACTTGAGCTCGATTTCATAGGTGTGAAGGCCCAGCCTGAATTGACAGAGCATTTTGTGACGATGGACGTTGCCGAGGCCTTTTTGAACGATCCGTACGATTGGGACGGACCGAAAGAGCCGCTGGTGTGTGCCACAGAAGCCGATTCAGATGGAGCTTTGACAATGCAGATCTTCAAGCTCATTTCGAATCAGCCGGTCCTCTTCGCAGACGTTCGACATTATGACAGTGAGGACAACTTCTTTGACCTGTGCAATTCTGGTCAGCATGCCACCTTTTTTGCTGCTAGGTCTTATGATCCAGCAGTGAACCTCGCGAAGGTAGAGTTTTATCCAGAAAGCTTTTATTTCCCCGCGGGTGGTGCCTCAGTACGCCATATCGCGGCACCGGGTGAAGTCACACTCGCAAGGCTGACGAGGAAGAATGGTCGTTATGTTATGAACATCATCAAGGGAGAATTTCTTGATTTCGGAGAATGTGGGAACGAAGAAAAGGCGCGCGTCACTCAAATTGAATGGCCTCATGCTTTCGCTAGACTCAAAGTTTCCGTCGAGGAGTTTCTGTCCACTTACAGTTCGAACCATATACACGGTGTTTACGGTGATTATGTGGAAGAACTCGTGCACTTTTGTAAGCTAACGGGCATAGATTTCTCTGTCCATGTGTGA
- a CDS encoding sialic acid TRAP transporter substrate-binding protein SiaP: MKRLVLVVMLIVALTLVAAPKYVLRFNTVAAPTQPQVLAMQKFSEIVEQLSGGNIKVEVYHSGQLGDQKTALLAVMRGDLEMAGDGAPSWFADLGAMPEFGVFEAAYVFKDLDHMYRVMTSKMVQDMFDKLAQKTGLRVLDVWYLGTRQLNLVEKVGRVRRPEDLKGVKLRMPNNKTFLDMGRALGATPTPMAFGEVYMALKTGTIDGQDNPLPTNLAAKFVEVTKYIVLTDHQIGMVCPVINEKLWQSMPEEYRVYIKRAMEVARAFMNYTVLEQEAKLLKLFVDEYKMEIIVPDKAAFIENAKKFYSQPEFDKSWGPGMYEKIQNM; encoded by the coding sequence ATGAAGAGATTGGTGTTGGTTGTGATGTTGATCGTTGCCCTGACACTCGTTGCCGCTCCGAAGTATGTGCTCAGATTCAACACGGTTGCGGCACCAACGCAACCTCAGGTTTTAGCTATGCAGAAGTTCTCTGAGATAGTTGAGCAACTCAGCGGTGGAAACATCAAAGTTGAGGTTTACCATTCTGGTCAACTCGGCGATCAGAAAACGGCTTTGCTCGCAGTGATGAGGGGAGATTTGGAAATGGCTGGAGATGGTGCTCCATCATGGTTTGCGGATCTTGGAGCCATGCCGGAGTTCGGTGTGTTTGAAGCAGCCTACGTTTTCAAAGATCTCGATCACATGTACAGAGTCATGACGAGCAAGATGGTTCAGGACATGTTCGATAAGCTCGCCCAAAAAACGGGACTCAGAGTTTTGGATGTTTGGTATCTTGGAACACGGCAACTCAACTTGGTCGAAAAAGTTGGTCGAGTGAGAAGACCTGAGGATTTGAAAGGTGTCAAGTTGAGGATGCCGAACAACAAAACGTTCCTCGATATGGGACGAGCTCTGGGTGCAACACCAACACCGATGGCTTTCGGAGAAGTCTACATGGCTCTCAAAACTGGTACGATCGATGGTCAAGACAACCCGTTACCCACGAATCTTGCGGCGAAGTTCGTTGAGGTGACTAAGTACATAGTTTTGACGGACCATCAGATCGGCATGGTCTGTCCGGTGATCAACGAAAAACTGTGGCAGAGCATGCCAGAGGAATATAGAGTATACATCAAGAGAGCAATGGAAGTTGCAAGGGCCTTCATGAATTACACGGTGCTTGAGCAAGAAGCTAAATTGTTGAAACTTTTCGTGGATGAATACAAAATGGAAATCATAGTACCAGACAAAGCTGCATTCATCGAGAATGCGAAGAAATTTTACAGTCAACCTGAGTTTGATAAATCTTGGGGTCCAGGCATGTACGAAAAGATTCAGAACATGTGA
- a CDS encoding TRAP transporter small permease: MNILKKIKNLFQIHLPAVCVLLLFSSMFVQVLLRYVFRHPSPEAFEISSYSFVWSVLLGAALANRYRNHIKFDILYNKFPRKVQIVIDIIFDSFFSVLLTISLKPIVSQALWYRIIKSEVLGIPWVYLTLCLPIAMLLMIIDNCRFIFLNLRELIFNKPFKLEEKTWR; encoded by the coding sequence ATGAATATCCTCAAGAAGATCAAGAATTTGTTTCAAATACATCTCCCGGCGGTTTGTGTTTTGCTCCTCTTCTCCAGCATGTTCGTTCAGGTACTTCTACGATATGTTTTTCGTCATCCGTCACCTGAGGCTTTCGAGATATCCTCTTACAGTTTTGTATGGAGTGTGTTGCTCGGTGCAGCGCTAGCTAACAGGTACAGAAACCATATAAAATTCGACATACTCTACAATAAGTTCCCAAGAAAGGTTCAGATCGTCATTGATATCATCTTCGATAGCTTTTTCAGCGTACTCTTAACTATTTCACTCAAACCAATTGTTTCGCAGGCTTTATGGTACAGAATTATAAAATCGGAAGTGCTCGGTATACCATGGGTCTATCTAACACTGTGTTTGCCGATCGCCATGTTGCTCATGATAATCGATAATTGTCGTTTTATCTTTTTAAATTTGAGAGAGCTCATCTTCAATAAACCTTTCAAATTGGAGGAAAAGACATGGCGTTGA
- a CDS encoding TRAP transporter large permease: MALTMFLIIFATSFALGYPIAFGMLAAGIVYLMVKGLSLANVLDMMVIGLSNQTVLIAVPLFILAANIMNDAEITDKLFDFVRKAFGRLRGSLGYANVVASVIFAGMTGSQLADVAGLGKIEIKAMMDAGYDGPFSCAVTAASATIGPIIPPSIPMVLYSMISGASLGYLFLAGFIPGLVLAGFEMVLVYILSRVRNYPVEGKVPLSQLTKSFVAALPAMLAPVILLLGMYGGAFTPTEAAAIVVAYATVTSIFIYRTLGWKKFYRILIKTAEDIGYVSIMVAAAQLVSYVVTRERLAIKLTESLVGMGLASKPLLLLAVINVLYFILGMFIDASVTILVVIPLLLPVVKAAGIDLVHFGVVSVFNIMIGLDTPPYAQTAFITSAMSNTPVKDVFKEMLKFWIPAEVLALIAVTYLPDLVLFLPRLFGYKG, translated from the coding sequence ATGGCGTTGACGATGTTCTTGATCATCTTCGCTACCAGCTTTGCGTTAGGTTATCCCATCGCCTTCGGCATGTTGGCTGCTGGTATTGTATATCTCATGGTCAAAGGTCTCAGTTTGGCAAACGTGTTGGATATGATGGTGATAGGACTTTCAAACCAAACAGTGCTTATTGCCGTTCCGCTCTTCATACTCGCCGCCAATATCATGAACGATGCGGAGATTACCGATAAGCTGTTCGATTTCGTCAGGAAAGCCTTCGGAAGATTGAGAGGTTCTTTGGGGTACGCAAATGTCGTTGCGAGCGTCATCTTCGCTGGCATGACAGGTTCACAGCTTGCGGATGTCGCCGGCCTTGGAAAAATAGAAATCAAAGCTATGATGGACGCCGGATACGATGGTCCGTTCTCTTGTGCTGTCACGGCAGCTTCGGCCACGATAGGTCCCATAATTCCTCCGAGCATTCCTATGGTTCTCTATTCGATGATCTCCGGCGCTTCGTTGGGTTATCTTTTTCTAGCTGGTTTCATTCCTGGCCTCGTACTCGCTGGGTTTGAAATGGTTTTGGTGTACATCCTTTCAAGGGTGAGAAATTATCCTGTAGAAGGTAAAGTTCCACTTTCACAGCTCACTAAGTCTTTTGTCGCAGCTCTACCGGCCATGCTGGCCCCAGTAATTTTGCTGTTGGGTATGTACGGAGGAGCTTTCACACCCACAGAAGCGGCAGCGATAGTTGTTGCGTACGCGACGGTGACGAGTATCTTCATTTACCGTACGTTGGGTTGGAAGAAGTTTTACAGGATTCTGATCAAAACGGCTGAGGATATCGGTTATGTCAGCATCATGGTTGCAGCAGCTCAACTCGTCAGTTATGTGGTCACGCGTGAAAGACTTGCGATAAAGCTCACCGAGTCACTGGTTGGCATGGGTCTAGCCTCCAAACCGTTGCTGCTGCTCGCAGTGATCAATGTTTTATACTTCATCCTTGGCATGTTCATAGATGCTTCTGTAACTATACTCGTCGTGATACCTTTGCTCCTCCCTGTTGTGAAAGCTGCTGGCATAGACTTGGTTCACTTCGGCGTTGTGAGCGTTTTCAACATCATGATAGGACTCGACACGCCTCCCTACGCGCAGACTGCCTTCATTACCAGTGCCATGAGCAACACGCCGGTCAAAGATGTTTTCAAAGAGATGTTGAAGTTTTGGATACCGGCGGAGGTTTTAGCGTTGATCGCAGTGACTTATCTCCCAGATTTGGTACTCTTCTTGCCGAGATTGTTCGGATACAAAGGTTGA